A window of Solanum stenotomum isolate F172 chromosome 3, ASM1918654v1, whole genome shotgun sequence contains these coding sequences:
- the LOC125859446 gene encoding linamarin synthase 1-like isoform X3, protein MPFMKLAKILHSRGFYVTFVNTEYNHRRLIRSQGPDFVKGFQDFQFETILEGLPPSDRDATQDPTSLCDSIRKNCLTPFRDLLSKLGSSPVVPPISCVISDGVMTFAIKAAQEFGILDVQFWTASACGYMGYLQFDELTRRGIIPFKDDSFMEDGTLDTIVDGIPGMRNIRLKDLPSFIRTTDPDDILLNYLSDEAQNCLKSSAMIINTFTELEREVLEAIEARFPNIYVTGPLSLMEKTIPENELSSFRPSLWKEEFLCLEWLNKQEPSSVIYVNYGCVTLMSDYHLKEFAWGLANSKHPFLWIVRPDIVMGDSAVLPDEFLEEIKDRGLLASWCPQDQVLSHPSIGVFLTHCGWNSTIESISSGVPLICWPFFAEQQTNCRYACAEWGIGVEVNKDVKRQEIEAIIKDMLEGKKGKELKDKALEWKKKAAEATDIGGPSWKHFDTFLERLLLNRE, encoded by the exons GTTTCTATGTAACATTTGTCAACACTGAATATAACCATAGACGCCTAATTCGATCCCAAGGTCCTGACTTTGTGAAAGGCTTCCAGGATTTTCAGTTTGAAACTATTCTGGAAGGATTGCCACCCTCAGATCGCGATGCAACGCAAGATCCAACTTCGTTATGTGACTCGATAAGGAAGAACTGCTTGACTCCTTTTCGGGATTTACTATCAAAGCTTGGTTCATCACCCGTCGTTCCACCAATTTCTTGTGTTATATCAGATGGTGTGATGACCTTTGCTATTAAGGCTGCACAAGAATTTGGCATCCTTGATGTGCAATTTTGGACGGCTTCAGCTTGTGGTTATATGGGATACCTTCAATTTGATGAACTAACAAGAAGAGGGATTATCCCATTTAAAG ATGACAGTTTCATGGAGGATGGAACACTTGATACAATTGTCGATGGGATTCCAGGAATGAGAAACATTAGGTTGAAGGACTTGCCAAGCTTTATCAGGACTACTGATCCAGATGATATTCTGTTAAACTATTTAAGTGATGAAGCACAAAATTGCTTGAAATCTTCTGCAATGATCATCAACACATTCACTGAATTGGAACGTGAAGTCCTGGAAGCGATTGAAGCTAGATTCCCAAATATTTATGTTACAGGTCCACTTTCATTGATGGAAAAAACCATCCCAGAAAACGAATTGAGTTCATTTAGGCCAAGTTTATGGAAAGAAGAATTTCTATGTCTTGAGTGGCTGAACAAACAGGAACCAAGTTCGGTAATCTATGTGAATTATGGATGTGTGACATTAATGTCAGACTATCACCTAAAAGAATTCGCGTGGGGACTTGCAAATAGCAAACACCCATTCTTGTGGATTGTTAGGCCTGACATAGTGATGGGTGATTCAGCCGTATTGCctgatgagtttcttgaagaGATTAAAGACAGGGGATTATTAGCAAGCTGGTGCCCACAAGATCAAGTTCTTTCCCACCCATCTATTGGCGTTTTTCTAACACATTGTGGATGGAACTCTACAATTGAAAGCATAAGTTCAGGAGTTCCTCTAATTTGCTGGCCATTCTTTGCTGAGCAACAAACAAATTGTAGATATGCTTGTGCGGAGTGGGGAATAGGTGTTGAGGTCAATAAAGACGTAAAGCGTCAAGAAATCGAAGCAATTATTAAGGATATGTTAGAAGGTAAAAAAGGTAAGGAGTTGAAAGACAAGGCGTTGGAGTGGAAGAAGAAAGCAGCAGAAGCAACTGATATTGGAGGGCCTTCATGGAAACACTTTGATACATTCTTGGAAAGACTTCTCCTTAATAGGGAATAG
- the LOC125859446 gene encoding linamarin synthase 1-like isoform X1: MDSIDNISPPVKRNNILVLNMDKKPHAVCVPFPAQGHVIPFIKLAKILHSRGFYVTFVNTEYNHRRLIRSQGPDFVKGFQDFQFETILEGLPPSDRDATQDPTSLCDSIRKNCLTPFRDLLSKLGSSPVVPPISCVISDGVMTFAIKAAQEFGILDVQFWTASACGYMGYLQFDELTRRGIIPFKDDSFMEDGTLDTIVDGIPGMRNIRLKDLPSFIRTTDPDDILLNYLSDEAQNCLKSSAMIINTFTELEREVLEAIEARFPNIYVTGPLSLMEKTIPENELSSFRPSLWKEEFLCLEWLNKQEPSSVIYVNYGCVTLMSDYHLKEFAWGLANSKHPFLWIVRPDIVMGDSAVLPDEFLEEIKDRGLLASWCPQDQVLSHPSIGVFLTHCGWNSTIESISSGVPLICWPFFAEQQTNCRYACAEWGIGVEVNKDVKRQEIEAIIKDMLEGKKGKELKDKALEWKKKAAEATDIGGPSWKHFDTFLERLLLNRE; this comes from the exons ATGGACTCAATCGACAATATTAGTCCACCAGTGAAAAGAAACAACATCCTTGTACTAAACATGGACAAGAAGCCTCATGCAGTGTGTGTACCATTTCCTGCACAAGGTCATGTAATACCCTTCATCAAATTAGCCAAAATTTTGCACTCAAGAGGTTTCTATGTAACATTTGTCAACACTGAATATAACCATAGACGCCTAATTCGATCCCAAGGTCCTGACTTTGTGAAAGGCTTCCAGGATTTTCAGTTTGAAACTATTCTGGAAGGATTGCCACCCTCAGATCGCGATGCAACGCAAGATCCAACTTCGTTATGTGACTCGATAAGGAAGAACTGCTTGACTCCTTTTCGGGATTTACTATCAAAGCTTGGTTCATCACCCGTCGTTCCACCAATTTCTTGTGTTATATCAGATGGTGTGATGACCTTTGCTATTAAGGCTGCACAAGAATTTGGCATCCTTGATGTGCAATTTTGGACGGCTTCAGCTTGTGGTTATATGGGATACCTTCAATTTGATGAACTAACAAGAAGAGGGATTATCCCATTTAAAG ATGACAGTTTCATGGAGGATGGAACACTTGATACAATTGTCGATGGGATTCCAGGAATGAGAAACATTAGGTTGAAGGACTTGCCAAGCTTTATCAGGACTACTGATCCAGATGATATTCTGTTAAACTATTTAAGTGATGAAGCACAAAATTGCTTGAAATCTTCTGCAATGATCATCAACACATTCACTGAATTGGAACGTGAAGTCCTGGAAGCGATTGAAGCTAGATTCCCAAATATTTATGTTACAGGTCCACTTTCATTGATGGAAAAAACCATCCCAGAAAACGAATTGAGTTCATTTAGGCCAAGTTTATGGAAAGAAGAATTTCTATGTCTTGAGTGGCTGAACAAACAGGAACCAAGTTCGGTAATCTATGTGAATTATGGATGTGTGACATTAATGTCAGACTATCACCTAAAAGAATTCGCGTGGGGACTTGCAAATAGCAAACACCCATTCTTGTGGATTGTTAGGCCTGACATAGTGATGGGTGATTCAGCCGTATTGCctgatgagtttcttgaagaGATTAAAGACAGGGGATTATTAGCAAGCTGGTGCCCACAAGATCAAGTTCTTTCCCACCCATCTATTGGCGTTTTTCTAACACATTGTGGATGGAACTCTACAATTGAAAGCATAAGTTCAGGAGTTCCTCTAATTTGCTGGCCATTCTTTGCTGAGCAACAAACAAATTGTAGATATGCTTGTGCGGAGTGGGGAATAGGTGTTGAGGTCAATAAAGACGTAAAGCGTCAAGAAATCGAAGCAATTATTAAGGATATGTTAGAAGGTAAAAAAGGTAAGGAGTTGAAAGACAAGGCGTTGGAGTGGAAGAAGAAAGCAGCAGAAGCAACTGATATTGGAGGGCCTTCATGGAAACACTTTGATACATTCTTGGAAAGACTTCTCCTTAATAGGGAATAG